In Glycine max cultivar Williams 82 chromosome 4, Glycine_max_v4.0, whole genome shotgun sequence, the genomic stretch TCAGAAATGTCTTTACTTTGTTTCCTCTAAAAAGGAAGTTGTTCTGGATTGTTATGAGAAATTAAACCGAGTAATCATGATTTGCACACAATAATTACGgttacatttaaaaattttgattttacatTACCATAGTCAATGCAATTGACAACTTGACAATCAGTGGTGATTTCAATTTATGCTTTGGCTGACTGTGCTTTCACATTATCAAATTGTTAAACATCCAAAGGAAATCAagtataaaagtattttatgtgTTTGAGAGGTAATTGCCAAGCTGTTTTTTTATTGGCCTATAGTTTATACACTATCTTATAAACTTAacaaacatacttttttttttattggtttatcaaattttaaatgttattgatttataacatttttaatgttatttgaaGTGATGTtggaatttataatttattgttatttattttattttatcattaatattttaatttttttcattttcccatttaatattatactattttatttaaatactatttgtataaattattacacTATAGATTGttattcattattaatttttaataaacatttgatctaacaattaaaaaaaacttattaatattaatttaaaaaacaaaacgtAATACCTAAAAACAGATCTTCGTCTATAAAATAACTCATAAAAAAcgttatataaatatatcttttatagttttatataacttttattattattaattagtttaacaaataatgttatcaaataatactattaattcaataaattaactttaacaatttttaatgaaaaaacattttgaatttttttaagtaatttatatCTATATTAAAACTTTTCAATCACTGTCACGTGTCGGGAATTTgacaacttttttaaaaaaaattattttaattttactcattatattatctttcactttttttttcaaaacccgTGTAATGTACGGGTTTCACGCTAGTTTATCAAACCTCAAAACTAATTACGATGGGTGAAGGAATATAAAATAggagtttaatattttgttctCTGTCAACTGAGATGGTAAAAAATCTGCAAAAGACTTGTGCATAAATGATGATACTCCATTAATAATTTACATCTTTTTGGTGCCCGCAACGGATTCctattttgtaatttcaaatgtttgtattttgtaattatttatgattgatagattaaaaagataatggaAGACATTAATAACTTACATAATGAAAATGTTACACATGATTtcaataatacattttaaacgAGTTAAAGATAATGCATTATTACTCTTCACACAGTTATAAGTTAATGTACTTAAACTAACATGGATAATAAGCACTTTTAACGATAAGACCAAAGTTTTCTTATCCTCCAATCCATGGTTAAGTTAGCCAAGCTTTCTCTGGGAACTTAAACCATAGTGCGTTGATGCATATCGCTTCCTTGAAGTGGGCCATCCATTAAACTAGAGAACAGAACCTTGCCACGCTTTGCTTTGCATATCTTTCCACCATCAAGATTCGAGAGTGACATCCTATCCATCAGTTTACATTTTTACTcagattaaaagtaaaaattatacatcaaactttatttttagcCATCAAGAAGAGGATAAGTAACCAAAAGTGAATCatatcactttttcttttcttgacaTAAACTCTACTGATTATAAAAGCAAATGCTTGAAGATAAACTCAAAAGGTTAATTCATGTATCGTGATCCAAACGAAAAAGCGTGTGAATCAATGATGTAGGATTATTTTAGTTAAAGTAGAAATCTTAATTTGagccttatatatatatagctatgttaaatatttagaagaaaaattttattatctatAATAATCTTATAGAATTATCTCCTGTGAAAAATACTTGATATTGAGGCAAATAAAATGTAATGTAAtccatttaagaaattaaactttCTCAACAAGTGTTCTTTTTCTGGCATGCAAATAGATTTGAAGATCGAAACTGATCACATGTTTGagtttaactttatttcttgaCGAATTAATTACGTTATCCTCCAAAGTAATTTTGAATATAGACAAGCATGGCACTTGTCAACACTGATGCAAAAACCAAGTGCTGGATGTGGTGAGTTGTAGGGTGTGGGAGCAGTAATCAATGCCAGGTAAAGGGCAAGCAATGAATTGGACCTATCATATTTTTGGGGTCCTACTAGTTGAGTTTGCAACCTTCACCGCACGAGAACTAAATGATAGACCCTGGTTCCAGTGGTCGTGCGGGGTTCAGTGAATAGCATAAGTTCCCATTTCCCTTGCACCATCACGTGGCCTTCACAAGGTCTACACCTCTGGACCAGCACTCCATTTTGCTCTATTCCTAACCCAACACTACCATTTTGGACCATGTACCTAACCATACTATATGTCGAGCACAACTTTCACTATACATGGACTAGAATCAATAGTGTGGaataaaaacacacacaaacaaacccaattgaaacaaacattattaattagttGTTTAATTTCTAAGAGAAACATGTTACAAGGTAGCTATAggggattaattaattaattaattcattcattaattaattgaaaatgttaTTGTAATCAAATAATCAACTAAGGTGAAGCGAATATTTCCTACTAGCTAAGTGGAAACAAGGAAGTTGTGTGAGTTCTAAAATCATGATACGTTTGACGGGCATCAGCCGACACATTGGACATATTAGCAAACAATATCAACAGGTGCATGCATGAACTCctagtttctttgttttttcttttgtttgtttggaAGCTAGCTAACTCTTTCATAATAAACTAGGTTAAACTAATAGTGTTTTGTTTGATACATGGTCAAGCGGGGCATTTATGATTAGAGGCTCAAGAGTTTGATATACAAGTTCAGCATACATGATTTATCAGAATCAGAAGCTACTCTGGTGGCGACACAAAATTTGACACACGAAGTTGGCTATAAAGAGATTCCattagaaaaggaagaagaagaaaaaaagtggaTGGCCAATCGTATcataaacaaatacaagttGTTCCGCTTGATaaataaacattatatatatatttatatgtctGTGtcttatttatctttaaatggATCAACACATTGTTTTCAAGATTAGATTCTCCCTGCTGTTGATGAACCTAATCCGTAGTCTTTTCAGAATGATCATCTTCACCAAATTATGGTGTTAATGAATATGACAATTCCCTAAAACATTaatacattattaatatatactttatatTAAGTAGtagtatataataaataaacccaagcaatgaaaaaaaaagaagctagagagagaaagagaataaaTGTATAGGTGGGGACACATGGCAGTAAAATTGAGACAACTAAAAGAAAACGGGTAAAGTGGCTGTGGCACGTTGGTGCTCTCATTCCTCAACTAGCTTATAATGCTGCTTCTCTTTTAGCCGACCCAACTTCCATGCTGTCTCAAACTATCCTTGTTTCACAAGACAATAATCCTTTTCGTTCCTTTGCCTCACTCACTCATGCACAAACGCgcgcgcatatatatatatatatatatatgcttagtACAAGTCCCAAAGGGCAAATAATCCCAATAACTTTGAGAAAGCTAGCTAGAGAGCTATATCTAACTTTGAAAATTTGCCCAATATACATGTTCTACTTTGCCTATTGCAACATATCCTATAGTTAGCTTCTTAGTTCTTACATTACATACATGGAAGTTGACTTAGTTCTTGCTCTCCCCACTCAAAATTCCGTTGAGGAATTCAAGCTTAACAAGTCGAAACAGATAGTGAGTTTACAGTTATGGAGAGCCAGTTGCGGTTCAGAAAGCGAAAAACGTGTCAAACACAATAAGCGCAGCTTCGAAGAGTCCTTTGGACATTTTTTGAAACCTTTGCCTTTACTAGTTTGGAGTGGACAGCCAAATGAAGAAGATGACCGCAGTGAAAAGGTGCAAAGAAACATTCACATACCAAACAAGTAAGTTGTGTCTCCACTTACTATGTTCTCCATATGTATGTTTGCTTACCCTTCTAAAACTAACTAGTAAAGTAATAATTGACATTTTGAtcatatatatgtgcattttttatgttattcttTTATGGTACTTAGAGGTTTATCTCGTTAATTTGCGTAATAAAGGTTTctataaaatgttaatttagaCTACCAAAGTAAAACTCTAATTCTGATTTAATACCAGTATAAGAAGTACCTATAGAACTACATGTAAGTTTTGTTCTTAGTAAAGGACAACTAGAACTTCTGTAATGATAAGCTATTAAAAGAAGGTTATCTTACTTACTTTGATGGTGTTCATACAGGAATGGTGATGAAGAAAACCATTTGGTGGGGTGGCCACCAGTTAAATCATGGAGGAGGAAAGAACTCCATCAGCAGCATCCTGCGAGAGGCCGAATTAGGAACGATAGGATTCAAGCTAATGAAAATCAAAGTAGAGGACCAAACTCTTTATATGTCAAGGTTAACATGGAAGGGGTAGCCATAGGAAGGAAAATCAATTTGAGGCTTTTCAATTCTTATCAGACACTCACAAGCAGCTTGATCAGCATGTTTGCTAAATGTAAGTGAATGGTTctacatttcttttttcttttgagtttGTTGTGAGATGTATGCAGTggatttgatttttgatttggtCTATACATGTTATATTTGAACAGACCAAAAATTTGAGGAAGTTGGAGAAAGTTACACGCTCACCTTTCAAAACGAACAAGGGGAATGGCTGCAAGTAGGACATGTTCCATGGCAGTATgtgcatattttatatatacattgaTTACATACTTCCATTGACTACTTTATGCCACGGAAACTTTAAGGACAATTCATTCCTtggagaaaaaattaaaaaagagagaaactttaggaatattattattattattggtaaGGTAtctaaagaaaaacattttcttgATTTGCAGATCCTTTATAGGTACTGTGCGGCGTTTAGTGATACTGAGGAATGGAAGTGAAACTATTTGACACAGATTTTTATCTGTGCTCTGATGTTGTTTATGGTGTCGGTTCGGGAAAAGAGTATTAGCTTGAATAGGTTGTAGAAAGCAAAAGCAAAGTATGAAAGAGTCGGATTACAAATAACTTGCTTCAGCTTTgattctttttaataattttgtattgtttcAATCACAAGTAACCTGATCGAACTTTCAAATGTCAGCATCTGCCAAAATAATCAGCGAAATTTGCCCATGATCGTGAAATTGAGAGCAATGGTTCACTTGTACTTGTTAAGTAATCTGCAAGGCAATTTATAGCTATAATTAAGTGGTTGGTGGGGGCTTATAATAAGGATGTGGCTGTACATGAAGAAAGCATGAACTAATCAAAGCCTTACTTTGACCTTGTAATAATAGAGTCTTtggtttaataatttatatgaacCTTGTCATATTTACATATCAGAATTTCGTTGGTCCCGACTCCTCTCTGATCAAGCTCAAAGCTTACCAAAAAAACTAACTAGTCATGCTTTCACTCACAATTCAAAGGAGTTGATTATGTATATTTGTTAACTAAATTAAATCCTGTGTGTCAAGGACCAATCCCATCCTAAACTAATTTTTCAGAAGCAATGGTCAAATTCCTGGTCAGTTAGTTAATAATAATACTCTAATATCATGAAAGCTCATGCTCTTGGGTAAAAGCTCTTGCTCTATATTGAATTTCATGTCTAAACCTTAACTTCCCCTAAAAAGTAGTACTACTATGAAATTTTGGTTTCTCTTTTCAGTTTGCCCTTAAAACTGAGCGATGATACCCTTAAAATCACCTCAAATTTAGTTGCAATAAATTCTTCTCTGACTTGTCACTCTAGAGCATGTAACTACCGTTGAGCTGTAATATCTAACTTTATATCCACCTTTTCAGTTCTCATCTATTGTTCTAGCTGGTTCTGGAGACATAATTTCCTTATGCACGCTGGCCTCATTGAATACATTCATCTACTGCTCCCTCTCTTCTCAAAtctaacagaaaaaaaaatggattcatgcaaactaataaaattagttaaccACATCTAATTGCATCaatctcaattaaaattttaattttttttaacttatccaTTGGAATTTGGtattaacaatataaataaGTCATTGGAACTAAAAACTCTCattaaatgatgttttaaaaataataacattaaattggataaagttagttgaaatttttttatatttaaaaccaagaaaaatgtattttttttttcttcttatatttgaTAACGGATGGATTAATTATATGCTTGACTTCTTCACTCTTGCATTTTCATGAAAAGTGGAATTCCATGAaattttattcaagataattaatAATGCAGCAGAATTCCCAAGTTCATTTAATTCTAAATGTGACATATATATGCAATAGAGCGGGTTATGGGATTACCTGTAATGGACAAACTTGACATCGGCCCTAACGGATCCTgttcaaaagtcaaaactacTAGTATTGTAGTCTCAACAGGACAAATGCAACATgggtttggtttttttttcttcaatacaATGAAGACAATAAAGTTTAAATCTAAAACTTTGTGTAAACTATCTAACCTCCTATGCCGACACTATTGAATTAATATGGGCCTCTTCTTGTGATAAACAATAGTATAGGATAATCTGCTTTTGTTAGGATGTGAATGGATGTGAGAAACAAGCGAAAATAAGTTTTTGCCTAGTTCTCAAACAAGGTTGAATCACATTGAATGCCATAAAGATCAAATTCATTTGGGTCTTATTATTAAACCTAGTTAAGGAATCAATAAACTAAAGGTTATTACTAAAAATCATGAGCAAGCTGAACTATAATGTATCACCATCTCTGAAGTCTGAAGTGTGAAATAACTCGAATTGTGTATAATCCTCACCTGGCTCACCATATTTTGATACTTCCAGCTTCCAGTGCAATTGAGGAGATTCAGGTACCCTGTCATGTATTTTTAAGGACCCACTTCGCTCACTGGTATAGATATTTATAGCTGactatgattttaatttaacacGACTGTGTTATAGATATTAGTAGTTGAATTGCTTTGGAAGTTAGTGTGAGTTAAATGATTAATCATAGCTATTTGAAGTTAATTGATAGATGTTGACAGGATTATGCTTATTTACATTGTTTTCCTCATTTTTCAATCAACAGCAATTctatatttttccttattttcaaGTCTCTTTGACTCTATCATATTTCTCGAAATgctgttaagtttttttttgctaaaatagGAAGTTAATAgatgaaacaagaaaaattaaatgacacaCTGATATCTTCCTCTGATTTCTTGGTCAAGTGTTGAATAATTTTGTCTTAGTTGACTGCGAGTTTGTTCCTTAACATCCCTTTCTAAGTTCAAAAGTTTAGTGAAATTTGGTTGTtagtaaattcaaaaacaacCGTTTTGAACACCGTTTTATCTTCTGTTGAAATTTTGTTGAATATTCCCCAAGTAGTTTCAGTTGACATTTGAAAACTGGTCGAATTTAATTTATTgcgaataattaaaaataaaaatgtattatttaattaacacGATCACGGTGGGACTCGAACCCACAATCTCCCGCTCCGGAGGCGAGCGCCTTATCCATTAGGCCACGCGACCAATGCTTGGTATTTGATAGGGTtctaataatcataattttatagtaacaaaattaaaatgggGCGCAAAGTCtacattaattgaaaaaaacatcTACAAGTACAGGACTAAGTGGTGGTTCATTGGCCGGCAACCTAACTTAGCCACTAAAGTAGATTaagacttgaaattttgtttaataaaaaaggtcaggttcaaaatattaaaagttattttcaacTTAACACTTAACATGCAAGTGTTAAAGTAAATACATAAAAGATATTGTTCAAaggcttattaaaaattaaaacttcttTTAAAGACTTTATGATAgaaatatacttttatttttcgcACAGCGTCAaacttttaaagtttttaactcaaacctttaaaataaaattttaatttcaaatatataaatctaaagccttatattaaacaaaaaaaatatgtttgtttttaaaaggtaatttattttcttattaataattataacaaactattttatttttatgtagcgtcttatttaaaagtaaatataaaacaaaataaaatgaaaaccatATTTTGAAAGTAGAAAAAGTCTTTGAATCTGATGGGGCTTGGAAGCTTGGGTTGATTGTTTCCAGTTTGTATCCGCAGCACAGATGGATCTAGGATGGTTGAAAAAGAACTAACCCAATTTGAAGTctacatttttttgttgaataactTAGATCGACGACGAAAGAAATGGTTTAAAGGGTCAATGTAGAATTCAAAGCATGCGTTGGATTAGTGATTCAACAGCTAATTACTAGTTCAGGGTCAGCTGTGTGTGATATAGATGcacttctcttctctttgtcgTTACAACTATAAtaccaaataaaaatatcatttcctCTCGTTTTTGAGCTGGCAAGTGTGTTGTTTGCTAAACGccaagttgtttttttattttaattcccataaaaaatatatatttcatttttttgtccaCATAAGAAAATTACATTGGTTCCTAATTACATTtagtacacatttttttttagtttatacgaaaaaaaaaatctaacgtaatattttcttatatgagAAGTAATATTaggtgtaaatatttttttttaatttatttctttcaaaaaaaaataatgatcatGCTTTGACTTTCGGTCCATGacctattttttcaataaaaaagacACAACTTAAAGTGACTAACAAATcaacaatatattatttttatttccttatgTCCTAGATCATGCCAATGGAGTGAGTTAAAGTGAATTTTACTCTTTTCATCTCCATCCGCGTCTAAGGACAATATGGGATATATTTAGGGTTGAGGGTGGAAGATCTATAACTGAAATGAAAAATGCCTGCAGGGATTAGcttaaaaactaatattttatttttatttttatttttatcctcattaatttacttgttttttttatcttttaatcaatcaattaattacatttttctttatatcattttatatttatcagcTTTTgtagttattgttattatatagAGCTTTGTAAAAGTTTTATCTTAAGTAAAATTGACTATGTGAATCACATAACTTACATCATTGGacacaattaaaaatcaaagttaCCACACTCATAGTGGATACCAAATTTTCAGTCAATGTTAAGTCTTCGACAGTAAGCTTGTTCCAAATTCAACAATATCTACTTTATTATTGTGGATAAGTCTACACACAAGAGAATGCCATTAATTAAGTGAGGCAAATTAGGGATCAATTCACATATTCAGAATAGATTGTCacattaaacatattttaagcATTGATTGACAAAAATCTAGATCTAATATATGATTGATTAATCCATTATTTATGGTATGATTGATGTATGTAATTTAATGTATGATAATTACGAAATTTGACCTAAAATCCAGAAGAATCCAAACATATAATTccattattttctcattttatcaTCCTTTATAAACCCGcttaacaaaatagaaaagtaacttctttccattttttttttcatgtaattgTGTAACACGTTAAAAGGCCATTTGCATCAAGATAACataaactaatattatttaagtaaaaGAAGGCAATCAAGGCAacataaacaaatgaaaatggaAGTACAACATCCCACTTAAACGCCAATAAGGagtagaaaagaaagaagaagaagaagaagaaaaggtaaagaaggaaggaagagaaaaaataagcaGAAAAGGCAAACACACAAGACAAATAATTCGTTGCTTTCCATGAATCCAAAGCATTTCAATTTTAACTCTCCCACCGACGACGCCTTCTTCTGGCTCGAGGCTTCGGGAAAGTTCAAAAATTCCAATCACACAGATGctttaatgaattaaaaatcacaCTTAGTTTGTGTACTTCAAGCGGGCCCCACCTCATCACCGCACCATCCGTCTCCACGTGTCCACATCGCAACAGCAAGGATCAGAAAGAAGATCGCTATCAAGAAGGAGAAAACCCGTCGACGTCACCGTAACCCGTACGCGTCGTATTGCACTAAAATAAACCCGCGACACATCCAATCCCACCCTCCCTTCAGACAGAGAGTTTCGGTAGACGGTAGCTATTAACATTACAACacctttttattatttcacctctctctctctctctctcattgcCATAGATCTGAAACACAGATCACAGGGTTAACGCTTTTTGACCCTTCTCTCCATTGGTCATTCCCCCGAATACGCCGCACCTATAATCTAGCACCGACCGGACCCTCCATACCCGTTTTCGCGCGGATCTAGGAGCTCAGGTAATCCCCGAGGAATTTTCAATTGTTATCGGTTGAATTTCAAcggttttcttctttttgaaattTAGTTGATTAATTCAGCTAGGGTTTAGTGTGTGAGtgaataaggttgttgttgggGGGTTTGCGATGGCTCCGACCACGATCCGGAAGGCGATTGGGGTGGTGAAGGACCAGACAAGCATCGGGATAGCGAAGGTTTCGAGCAACATGGCGCCGGAGATGGAGGTCGCGATTGTGAAGGCGACGAGCCATGACGACGACCCCGCGAGCGAGAAGTACATAAGGGAGATCTTGAACCTCATGTCCCACTCGCGTGGCTACGTCCACGCGTGTGTCACCGCCGTGTCCAAGCGTTTGGGGAAGACGCGCGACTGGATTGTGGCGCTCAAGGCGCTGATGCTCGTGCACAGGCTCATGAACGAGGGCCCGCCGCTGTTCCAGGAGGAAATCCTCTTCGCCACCCGCAGGGGAACCAGGCTCCTCAACATGTCTGATTTCAGAGATGAGGCTCACTCCAGCTCCTGGGATCACTCCGCTTTTGTGAGGACCTATGCTATGTATCTAGATCAGAGGCTTGACTTGATGCTCTTTGATAGAAAAAGCACCGCCGCCTCCTATGGTGGCGGTGCGGGTAGTGTTGGCGGTGGCGGCAGTGATGATAGATTTGGCGGAAGAGACAATTTCCAGTCACCGCCGTATGAGTACGGCGGTGGTGGTGAATTTAGAGGGGAAGGCGGCTATGGGAATGGGATGAGGAAGACGAGATCGTATGGGGACATGAGTGAATCGGTGGGGAGAGGGGAAGAGAAGAGGGTTGTGAGTGTGACTCCGCTGAGGGATATGACGCCAGAGAGGGTTTTCGGGAAGATGGGACATTTGCAGAAGTTGTTGGATCGGTTTTTGGCTTGTAGGCCTACTGGGTTGGCTAAGAATAGCAGGATGGTTTTGATTGCGCTGTATCCTGTGGTTAAGGAGAGTTTTCAGTTGTATGCTGATATATGTGAGGTTTTGGCTGTGTTGCTTGATAAGTTCTTTGATATGGACTATGCTGATTGTGTGAAGGCTTTTGATGCTTATTCTAGTGCGGCTAAACAAATTGATGAGTTGGTTGCATTTTACAATTGGTGTAAGGATACCGGTGTGGCGAGGTCCTCGGAGTACCCTGAGGTTCAGAGGATTACCAATAAGTTGCTTGAGACATTGGAGGAGTTTGTGAGGGATAGGGCCAAGAGGCCAAAGAGTCCGGAGAGGAAAGAGGAGGTTCCGCCGGTGGAGAAGGTAGAGGAGGAGCCGGCCCCGGATATGAATGAAATCAAGGCACTGCCACCACCAGAGAATTATATCCCACCTCCTCCGCCTGAGCCAGAGCCTAAGCCGCAGCCACAGGTTACGGAGGATTTGGTGAATCTGAGAGACGATGCAGTTACTGCAGATGATCAGGGAAATAAATTGGCTTTGGCACTCTTTGCTGGTGCACCTGCTAATAATGTAAATGGATCATGGGAAGCCTTCCCATCAAATGGACAGCCAGAAGTGACTTCAGCCTGGCAAACCCCAGCTGCAGAGCCCGGGAAAGCTGATTGGGAATTGGCATTGGTAGAGACTGCTAGCAATTTGTCAAAGCAGAAGGCAACTTTAGGTGGTGGGTTTGATCCTCTATTGTTGACTGGCATGTATGATCAAGGAATGGTGAGGCAGCATGTCAGCACTACCCAACTGAGTGGAGGGAGTGCAAGCAGTGTGGCATTGCCAGGACCTGGGAAGACTACAACCCCTGTGTTGGCTCTCCCCGCCCCGGATGGATCCGTGCAGCCAGTTAATCAGGATCCATTTGCCGCATCGCTGAGTGTTCCACCACCGTCCTATGTCCAAATGGCTGATATGGAGAAGAAGCAGCACTTGCTTGTGCAGGAGCAGCAGGTGTGGCATCAGTATGCTAGGGATGGGATGCAAGGTCAATCTAGCTTGGCCAAACTGAATGGCGCTGGATACTATGCCGGAGGTCCTATGCCCATGATGCCTTATGGAATGCCCCCAGTCAATGGAATGGGGCCTCCAACCGGGTATTATCACACTCCTTACTGATacccctttcaccttttttttcttttctgtgtcACATCTATAGGTTGTTTCGTTTATTTTTTACTACGACATAGTGTTTGGCTTGGTTTCAAATGATGTCATCTTATTCTTGAGATCTGCACATTAGTACAACGGGGTTGCTAAGGAGACTGGGTTGAAGAGACAAATTCTTGTTGGGTTTTG encodes the following:
- the LOC100802759 gene encoding auxin-responsive protein IAA29-like, which encodes MEVDLVLALPTQNSVEEFKLNKSKQIVSLQLWRASCGSESEKRVKHNKRSFEESFGHFLKPLPLLVWSGQPNEEDDRSEKVQRNIHIPNKNGDEENHLVGWPPVKSWRRKELHQQHPARGRIRNDRIQANENQSRGPNSLYVKVNMEGVAIGRKINLRLFNSYQTLTSSLISMFAKYQKFEEVGESYTLTFQNEQGEWLQVGHVPWQSFIGTVRRLVILRNGSETI
- the LOC100803282 gene encoding putative clathrin assembly protein At2g25430, producing the protein MAPTTIRKAIGVVKDQTSIGIAKVSSNMAPEMEVAIVKATSHDDDPASEKYIREILNLMSHSRGYVHACVTAVSKRLGKTRDWIVALKALMLVHRLMNEGPPLFQEEILFATRRGTRLLNMSDFRDEAHSSSWDHSAFVRTYAMYLDQRLDLMLFDRKSTAASYGGGAGSVGGGGSDDRFGGRDNFQSPPYEYGGGGEFRGEGGYGNGMRKTRSYGDMSESVGRGEEKRVVSVTPLRDMTPERVFGKMGHLQKLLDRFLACRPTGLAKNSRMVLIALYPVVKESFQLYADICEVLAVLLDKFFDMDYADCVKAFDAYSSAAKQIDELVAFYNWCKDTGVARSSEYPEVQRITNKLLETLEEFVRDRAKRPKSPERKEEVPPVEKVEEEPAPDMNEIKALPPPENYIPPPPPEPEPKPQPQVTEDLVNLRDDAVTADDQGNKLALALFAGAPANNVNGSWEAFPSNGQPEVTSAWQTPAAEPGKADWELALVETASNLSKQKATLGGGFDPLLLTGMYDQGMVRQHVSTTQLSGGSASSVALPGPGKTTTPVLALPAPDGSVQPVNQDPFAASLSVPPPSYVQMADMEKKQHLLVQEQQVWHQYARDGMQGQSSLAKLNGAGYYAGGPMPMMPYGMPPVNGMGPPTGYYHTPY